In Acidianus brierleyi, one genomic interval encodes:
- a CDS encoding C2H2-type zinc finger protein, with translation MQSKAVSSYVCPFCFIPFSSPEALKMHIRYSEHTKTCPICKKEFKDTETLLNHFCKKHHLCY, from the coding sequence ATACAAAGTAAAGCAGTTTCATCTTATGTATGTCCATTCTGCTTTATACCATTTTCGTCACCTGAAGCGTTAAAAATGCATATAAGATATTCAGAACATACAAAGACTTGTCCAATATGCAAAAAGGAATTTAAGGATACTGAGACCCTCCTAAACCACTTCTGCAAAAAACATCACTTATGCTATTAA
- the sfsA gene encoding DNA/RNA nuclease SfsA — MIVYQFPKLEEEIVKERLNRFMVLTQSGKLCHLHDPGRLKELIYPGNKILVREVDGNKRKTSCQVTAAWNGLWVIVDSSIHNDIARKFLPNAKAEVKVGNSRIDFQDGNTFIEVKGCSLVENGVAMFPDAPTERGRRHLEELIKLKEKGYNAKLLVLVMRDDAKCFYPNERTDKKFSEKFFEALHKGVEVEIKTFSLIESQVIYKRNIQICDKIN; from the coding sequence ATGATAGTCTATCAATTCCCCAAATTAGAGGAAGAGATAGTTAAGGAAAGATTAAACAGATTTATGGTTTTAACTCAATCTGGAAAACTTTGTCATCTTCATGATCCAGGCAGATTGAAGGAGTTAATTTATCCAGGGAACAAGATTTTAGTTAGAGAAGTAGACGGTAATAAGAGGAAAACTTCTTGTCAAGTTACTGCAGCATGGAACGGTTTGTGGGTAATTGTTGATTCCAGCATTCATAATGATATTGCAAGGAAATTCCTACCTAACGCCAAAGCTGAGGTTAAAGTAGGGAACAGTAGAATTGACTTTCAAGACGGAAACACTTTCATCGAAGTTAAGGGATGCAGTCTTGTGGAAAACGGTGTGGCAATGTTTCCAGACGCTCCAACTGAAAGGGGGAGAAGACATCTAGAAGAATTAATAAAACTTAAGGAAAAAGGATACAACGCTAAGTTATTAGTATTGGTAATGAGAGACGATGCTAAATGTTTTTACCCTAATGAGAGAACTGATAAGAAATTCTCAGAAAAGTTCTTTGAGGCTTTACACAAAGGAGTAGAGGTAGAAATTAAGACTTTCTCATTAATTGAAAGTCAAGTTATTTATAAAAGAAACATACAAATCTGTGATAAAATCAATTGA
- a CDS encoding AAA family ATPase codes for MKNSNPRKEVHERAMKYTLSKINELINSKYSGYKISQVPEDFKPPKDDQKLLSCKPHLVLQKPNGSKVYIRVAGVKGRNPIGAIPNYVLCDFLIAVTYADTDSPKAYVLPLEFVKNNIVERNGRITSYWIEKKDSLINGKKVLGYLMYEDGRDKDEFLEKWDSLFTGSLQRDDSNRVEVSNIEIDCGKGNISDVMSLTNRFYVEVPNVEEFFKMLGASLKIYNVLLVGPPGTGKTSLTISVIDKLTGENTNCYEVTTANSLWFRRDLIGGESMEKGSIIWNSGLLIRAYNSAVKINNGNYYVIIDEINRADVDKAFGEILTLMSDVGSSSVGKKILEEIEKEIEKFSEIDNEAKEFLANLKRLGDKKDEVLKKIRFVGTMNLIDANNLFPIGEALTRRFLIFHLDYTCGTEDVKMFLNDSTIPFKEVIISEVKYLREKFGCSDKQKKSQYEYNISPASIKLALSLLKELIEPNDTPDTISEKFLLALEKSLGTTDDKILRKFREYQREIIENLRSRNNKGQ; via the coding sequence ATGAAAAATAGTAATCCAAGGAAAGAAGTTCATGAAAGAGCCATGAAATATACTTTAAGTAAAATTAATGAACTGATAAATTCAAAATATTCAGGGTATAAAATATCACAAGTACCCGAAGATTTTAAACCACCTAAAGATGATCAGAAATTATTAAGTTGTAAACCTCATTTAGTATTACAGAAGCCGAATGGAAGTAAAGTCTATATTCGTGTTGCTGGTGTCAAGGGCAGAAATCCAATAGGCGCTATTCCTAACTATGTTTTATGTGACTTTTTAATAGCAGTAACGTACGCTGATACGGATTCTCCTAAAGCTTATGTTTTACCGTTAGAATTTGTAAAAAATAATATAGTAGAACGTAATGGCAGAATAACTTCCTATTGGATTGAAAAGAAGGATAGCTTGATAAATGGTAAAAAAGTACTAGGTTATCTCATGTATGAAGATGGAAGAGATAAAGACGAATTCTTAGAGAAATGGGACTCCTTATTTACTGGATCTCTACAAAGAGATGATAGTAATAGGGTTGAGGTTTCCAACATCGAAATTGATTGTGGTAAAGGAAATATTTCCGATGTAATGAGTTTGACAAATAGATTTTACGTTGAAGTTCCCAACGTTGAAGAATTCTTTAAAATGCTAGGAGCTAGTCTTAAGATCTATAATGTTCTCTTAGTAGGCCCTCCAGGTACTGGCAAAACCAGTTTGACAATAAGTGTTATAGATAAACTAACTGGAGAAAATACCAATTGTTACGAAGTCACTACAGCAAACTCTCTTTGGTTCAGAAGGGACTTAATTGGTGGTGAAAGTATGGAGAAAGGAAGTATTATATGGAATAGCGGTTTACTTATAAGAGCATATAATAGCGCTGTGAAGATTAATAATGGGAATTATTACGTTATAATAGATGAGATAAATAGAGCAGACGTGGATAAGGCCTTTGGTGAAATCCTAACTTTAATGTCCGACGTAGGTAGTAGTTCTGTAGGGAAAAAGATCTTAGAGGAGATAGAGAAAGAAATAGAGAAGTTTAGCGAAATTGATAATGAAGCCAAGGAATTTCTTGCCAATCTAAAAAGACTAGGAGATAAAAAAGACGAAGTCCTGAAGAAAATAAGGTTCGTGGGAACTATGAATTTAATTGACGCTAATAATTTATTTCCAATTGGTGAGGCTCTAACGAGAAGATTTCTAATTTTTCATTTAGATTATACGTGTGGTACTGAAGATGTAAAAATGTTCTTGAACGATTCTACTATTCCATTTAAGGAGGTAATTATCAGTGAAGTTAAATACCTAAGAGAGAAGTTCGGCTGTTCAGATAAGCAGAAAAAATCGCAGTATGAATATAATATTTCGCCTGCTAGTATAAAGTTAGCATTAAGTCTTCTTAAGGAGTTAATAGAACCCAACGATACACCAGATACTATTAGTGAAAAATTCTTATTAGCCTTGGAAAAGTCTCTTGGAACCACTGACGATAAAATTCTACGAAAATTCAGGGAATATCAAAGAGAAATAATAGAAAATCTTAGATCTAGGAATAATAAAGGGCAATAA
- a CDS encoding HEPN domain-containing protein, with protein MSTEQSLQLALKATLLENKGNYPFTHEINELISSLKNMKPELVELENKNKELIALLKLSYTGSRYFPSSYDKDTANKLISLVKQFLEVIGLWQKE; from the coding sequence ATCAGTACTGAACAATCTTTACAGTTAGCATTAAAGGCGACGCTCCTTGAGAATAAGGGTAATTATCCTTTTACTCATGAAATTAATGAACTAATAAGTTCTTTAAAAAATATGAAACCCGAACTGGTTGAATTAGAAAATAAGAATAAAGAATTGATAGCATTGTTAAAACTATCCTATACAGGGTCAAGATACTTTCCTAGTTCTTACGATAAAGATACTGCTAATAAGTTAATTAGTTTGGTAAAACAATTTTTAGAGGTAATAGGCTTATGGCAGAAAGAATAG
- a CDS encoding nucleotidyltransferase domain-containing protein gives MAERIEYFNNWRKYAYEICASLKKVLQDVMVVVFGSVVSGNYVPSLSDIDILIVSDKVGGILWQAKMNLYILSELKSDITPFEFHYSNWKDYEEFYKEFFNPRVEIRC, from the coding sequence ATGGCAGAAAGAATAGAGTATTTTAATAATTGGAGAAAATACGCTTATGAGATCTGTGCTTCGCTAAAGAAGGTCTTACAAGATGTAATGGTAGTAGTCTTCGGTAGCGTAGTTAGCGGGAATTATGTGCCTTCTTTAAGTGATATAGATATTCTAATTGTAAGTGATAAGGTTGGCGGTATTTTATGGCAGGCTAAGATGAACCTTTACATATTATCTGAACTTAAGAGTGATATAACTCCTTTTGAATTTCATTATTCAAATTGGAAGGATTATGAGGAATTCTATAAGGAATTTTTCAATCCTAGGGTTGAAATTAGATGCTAA
- a CDS encoding AAA family ATPase yields the protein MHNINFDDERLRTLKVEDLRLVEQAIYELYGSVPYLIFDELQNIQGWEPFVSRLRNTKRIIITGSNSKLLSGELSTSLTGRHVDFVLFPFSFKEFLRFKKVEYNDVLTTREKAEN from the coding sequence TTGCATAATATAAACTTTGACGACGAAAGATTAAGAACGTTAAAGGTTGAAGATCTACGTTTAGTTGAACAGGCAATTTATGAACTTTACGGAAGTGTTCCTTATTTAATCTTTGATGAGTTACAGAACATACAAGGTTGGGAGCCCTTTGTTAGTAGATTAAGGAATACAAAAAGGATAATTATTACTGGAAGCAATTCAAAGTTACTTTCGGGAGAACTTTCAACAAGTCTAACTGGAAGGCATGTAGACTTTGTTCTTTTCCCTTTCTCATTCAAGGAGTTCTTGCGTTTTAAGAAAGTTGAATATAATGATGTATTGACAACTAGAGAAAAGGCCGAAAATTAA
- a CDS encoding MFS transporter, with the protein MSNEKVKGNVIGRMERLPISRVHYKFLLLVMGGEWVETLMLLGNGVIAAVLSSVLFSSITVAVTAITTAFFLGETVGSVFFGRLADLKGRRTVFLINLLLFGFGSIIAGFMSNFYVISVLMFIAGIGVGGEFPLVDTYTSEMMPGKLRGSGVALVYTLAVTSAPVIALVTYFSSHPLNYYSWRIPLWFMGGAALIVWALRTRLDESPRWLESKGRRSEADAIVEKWENEVLREGKTLPEPEKTEVVEEHSKISELFSHSLRKRTIMMIIFQFFQSGIFYGFVVLAPEFLLDKGISLVNTLLFSILIDTGFIVGSIFNYFIIDKVDRKYGIIGSAVSAGILGTAFALTSSTALTVLLGFLVAFSLWNFSNFFHTYQAEIFPTRVRSTGAGLVYSISRFSTSILVLMITAFFLPLGLVATFGIIWVFIAIVSLDIGIFGPKTTGRKLEDISK; encoded by the coding sequence ATGTCAAACGAGAAAGTAAAGGGAAACGTAATAGGTAGAATGGAAAGATTACCTATAAGCAGGGTTCATTATAAATTTCTTCTTTTAGTTATGGGAGGAGAATGGGTAGAAACTCTAATGCTTTTAGGAAACGGAGTAATAGCTGCAGTTCTTTCCTCAGTTTTATTTTCTAGTATAACTGTTGCTGTTACCGCTATAACTACTGCTTTCTTTTTGGGTGAGACTGTAGGTAGTGTGTTTTTCGGTAGACTAGCAGATTTAAAGGGTAGAAGGACAGTTTTTCTAATTAATTTATTGTTATTTGGGTTTGGTTCGATAATAGCAGGATTTATGAGTAATTTTTACGTAATCTCTGTTTTAATGTTTATTGCAGGCATAGGTGTTGGTGGAGAATTTCCTTTAGTAGATACCTACACTTCCGAAATGATGCCAGGGAAGTTGAGAGGTAGTGGAGTTGCTTTAGTTTATACTCTGGCAGTTACTTCTGCACCGGTAATAGCTTTGGTCACTTACTTCTCTTCTCATCCTCTTAATTATTATTCATGGAGAATCCCATTGTGGTTCATGGGAGGTGCAGCTTTAATAGTTTGGGCTTTAAGAACCAGGTTAGACGAATCTCCACGTTGGTTAGAGAGTAAAGGAAGAAGGAGTGAGGCTGACGCAATTGTTGAAAAATGGGAAAATGAGGTCTTAAGAGAAGGTAAAACTTTACCTGAGCCCGAGAAGACTGAAGTTGTAGAGGAGCATTCCAAGATTTCTGAATTATTTTCTCACAGTTTAAGGAAAAGAACAATAATGATGATCATATTTCAATTCTTCCAGTCTGGAATATTCTATGGTTTTGTGGTATTGGCTCCGGAATTTCTTTTGGATAAGGGAATAAGTCTCGTTAATACTCTACTATTCTCCATCCTGATAGATACTGGTTTCATTGTTGGAAGTATCTTTAATTACTTCATTATAGACAAGGTAGATAGGAAATATGGCATAATAGGATCAGCGGTTTCTGCAGGAATATTGGGAACTGCCTTTGCACTTACTTCTAGCACAGCATTGACGGTTTTGTTAGGGTTTTTAGTTGCTTTTAGTTTATGGAATTTCTCTAATTTCTTTCATACATATCAAGCTGAAATATTCCCTACTAGAGTAAGGTCTACTGGTGCAGGATTGGTCTATAGCATTAGTAGATTTTCTACATCAATTTTAGTATTAATGATAACGGCCTTTTTCTTGCCTCTTGGGTTAGTTGCTACTTTCGGTATAATATGGGTATTTATAGCGATAGTTTCTTTAGATATAGGGATATTCGGGCCTAAAACTACTGGAAGGAAATTGGAGGACATTTCGAAATAA
- a CDS encoding clan AA aspartic protease codes for MVIDCFRINERPEIPITVVDIVKEKSIEVNALIDTGFSGFLLLPNSLYSKVNTVELDESFWRTYATLNGIVKTKVAKAKIKIGKIELESFIESPVLGRDLTLIGRELLKKISVEIKKGKEICVDDP; via the coding sequence ATGGTCATCGATTGCTTTAGAATAAATGAGAGACCAGAAATTCCGATAACTGTTGTTGATATAGTTAAGGAAAAATCTATTGAAGTTAATGCTTTAATAGACACAGGATTTTCTGGTTTTCTACTTTTGCCAAACTCCTTGTATTCAAAAGTTAACACCGTAGAATTGGACGAAAGTTTTTGGAGAACATATGCTACTCTTAATGGTATAGTGAAAACTAAAGTAGCTAAAGCTAAGATTAAAATAGGAAAAATTGAATTGGAAAGTTTTATAGAAAGTCCAGTCTTAGGTAGAGATTTAACGTTAATAGGTAGAGAACTGTTAAAGAAAATTAGTGTAGAAATTAAGAAAGGGAAAGAAATATGTGTAGATGATCCTTAG
- a CDS encoding CRISPR-associated endoribonuclease Cas6 — protein sequence MKLLAEIEVRPENNAIIPPFTSKVGKTILKNYKLSISPLYDGEKFIFKESDVPTYIEVEGGKTYTFRVGGEEEEMIKALSQINDVNVFNTLWKIKDVKVSSVSLECKEYVKVDILTPAIFPDPFVKDEKKRFTNASFIVFAVNAMDEMKLRRGPELDKILYDIEKNVSEEPSDYHSINVVYSNKKVKGIVGRMNFRIRGYFPELRSILENAQAKGIGSSRHNGFGVVNIRC from the coding sequence GTGAAACTTTTAGCTGAAATAGAAGTCAGACCCGAAAATAATGCAATAATACCGCCATTCACTAGCAAAGTAGGAAAAACCATACTCAAGAATTATAAACTTTCAATATCCCCGCTGTACGACGGTGAGAAATTCATATTCAAAGAGAGTGATGTTCCAACGTATATAGAAGTAGAGGGAGGAAAAACTTACACTTTCAGAGTTGGAGGCGAAGAAGAGGAAATGATAAAGGCACTGTCACAAATTAATGACGTTAACGTCTTTAATACATTATGGAAAATTAAAGACGTTAAAGTATCTTCTGTATCGTTGGAATGCAAAGAATACGTCAAAGTGGACATACTTACTCCTGCAATATTTCCAGATCCTTTTGTTAAGGACGAGAAAAAGAGGTTCACTAATGCATCATTCATAGTTTTTGCAGTAAATGCTATGGATGAGATGAAGCTTAGGCGAGGCCCAGAACTAGATAAGATACTTTATGATATTGAGAAAAATGTTAGTGAGGAACCCTCAGATTATCATTCAATAAACGTTGTCTATTCTAATAAAAAGGTAAAGGGGATAGTTGGGAGAATGAATTTCAGGATAAGAGGTTACTTTCCAGAGCTGAGATCAATCCTGGAAAACGCTCAAGCTAAAGGAATAGGAAGTTCAAGACATAACGGTTTCGGAGTAGTAAACATAAGGTGTTAA
- a CDS encoding RAMP superfamily CRISPR-associated protein, which yields MDIVGADFNNLSSIIDISGQLVNESPLRVGGGRGNKFDSAADSPIITMGNIPFIPGSTLKGALRSLAEAYANSMGWKVVYPYEDKENELNDCITCILFGSKKVASRVYLFDSPLKGDVRTGIRTMVAINRVFGAQQPKMLYILDYIEPNSIFDFKMRIINLDIINGENEEWKKKGVQIMNFLISQLKEGIMIGSRKSTGYGLVKLNDAKYVLKKLDNGEMKIIKEGSL from the coding sequence ATGGATATAGTAGGAGCTGATTTCAATAATCTATCTTCAATAATTGACATTTCTGGACAACTTGTTAACGAATCTCCTTTAAGAGTAGGAGGAGGTAGGGGAAACAAATTTGATTCTGCTGCAGATTCTCCAATAATTACTATGGGTAACATTCCTTTCATCCCAGGCTCTACTTTAAAAGGAGCCTTAAGGTCTCTCGCTGAAGCCTATGCAAATAGTATGGGTTGGAAAGTTGTCTATCCGTATGAAGATAAGGAAAACGAACTTAACGATTGTATTACATGCATCTTATTCGGCTCTAAAAAAGTAGCTTCTAGAGTTTATTTATTTGATTCTCCTTTAAAGGGAGATGTTAGAACCGGGATAAGGACTATGGTTGCAATTAACAGAGTTTTTGGAGCTCAACAACCTAAAATGTTATATATTTTAGATTATATAGAGCCTAATTCTATTTTTGACTTCAAAATGAGAATAATTAACCTTGACATTATTAATGGGGAGAACGAAGAGTGGAAGAAGAAAGGAGTGCAAATAATGAATTTCCTTATATCTCAATTAAAGGAAGGAATAATGATAGGTTCTAGGAAAAGCACTGGTTACGGTTTAGTTAAGCTTAATGACGCTAAGTATGTTTTAAAGAAGTTGGATAACGGAGAGATGAAGATAATTAAGGAGGGATCATTATGA
- the csx7 gene encoding type III CRISPR-associated RAMP protein Csx7 — translation MTFLIRKDIFARRVKIYGKIETLAPLRIGKGRGETNPESAATMQIIRTYDEKPLIPGSSWKGIFRSTGEKIAKEKGIFTCTGLTRQTCMDKILNQVQSLMSKDIDEAVKLVWDETCINCKIFGAPSLYSAISLFDSVAEKFNIGYRPMIAISRDTGAVTKSALATTEYVEPGSIFPFLLIGNNLPNYAIGYIIKIMRYINEGLVQIGGNKSRGFGFITFSKLSLEVSDYRDGKLKAIDDLDKEVNIELPKDSEGKDFFSKTKPLEEVFDNAKITFPHNNLH, via the coding sequence ATGACTTTCTTAATAAGAAAGGATATTTTTGCAAGAAGAGTAAAGATTTACGGTAAGATTGAGACTTTAGCCCCTTTAAGGATAGGAAAAGGCAGAGGAGAGACTAATCCAGAATCTGCTGCTACAATGCAGATTATAAGGACTTACGACGAAAAGCCTTTGATTCCTGGCAGCAGTTGGAAGGGAATTTTTAGATCTACTGGAGAGAAAATAGCCAAAGAAAAAGGAATTTTCACTTGTACTGGTTTAACTAGGCAAACTTGTATGGATAAGATTTTAAATCAAGTTCAGTCATTGATGTCAAAAGACATTGATGAGGCTGTAAAATTAGTATGGGATGAAACTTGCATTAATTGCAAGATTTTTGGAGCACCTTCTCTTTATTCTGCAATTTCATTATTTGACTCAGTGGCTGAAAAATTCAATATAGGATATAGGCCTATGATAGCTATAAGTAGGGATACGGGAGCAGTAACTAAAAGTGCATTAGCTACAACAGAATACGTTGAGCCAGGATCAATTTTCCCTTTTCTACTAATAGGGAATAATCTTCCAAATTATGCTATAGGTTACATTATCAAGATCATGAGATACATTAATGAGGGTTTAGTACAGATAGGAGGAAATAAGAGCAGGGGTTTCGGATTTATAACTTTCTCTAAATTAAGTCTAGAAGTAAGTGACTATAGAGACGGTAAGTTAAAGGCTATAGACGACCTCGATAAGGAAGTAAATATAGAGTTACCTAAAGATTCTGAAGGTAAAGATTTCTTCTCAAAAACAAAGCCTCTGGAGGAAGTGTTCGATAATGCAAAGATTACCTTCCCACACAATAATTTACACTAA
- a CDS encoding RAMP superfamily CRISPR-associated protein: MQRLPSHTIIYTNRSLPQIMKVQMTLSVISEYLHISEDPKPLPSVKVKGDVSKVINEFISSKNPNLDAYFERDYVKFMSTEKGLVIPGNTVKGAIRSRLELLMDCACYDSLGNRPSKSKSNRYISIYHPRRKNSDRFDQYKSKYICYVCNLFGNAGLASRVNFSDLEFQEGKVDFVPIKGTLYEVVRKGSIFKGNVILDNPQPHEIGMLLYGSGYRGQGKWKTLLLGRFKYEMKEFGRIKFNIQINNADSYLNSFLTLHKGHVHDVEEDWK, from the coding sequence ATGCAAAGATTACCTTCCCACACAATAATTTACACTAATAGAAGTCTACCTCAAATAATGAAGGTCCAGATGACCTTGAGCGTTATTTCAGAATATCTTCACATTTCAGAAGATCCAAAACCTTTACCTTCAGTTAAAGTAAAAGGTGACGTATCAAAGGTTATTAATGAATTCATTTCGAGTAAGAACCCTAACCTAGACGCTTACTTTGAAAGAGATTACGTAAAATTCATGAGCACAGAAAAAGGTTTAGTAATCCCAGGAAATACTGTAAAAGGAGCAATAAGGAGCAGGTTAGAATTATTAATGGATTGTGCATGCTATGATTCCTTAGGAAATAGACCTTCTAAGAGTAAAAGCAATAGATACATAAGTATTTATCATCCTAGGAGGAAAAATAGCGATAGATTCGATCAATATAAGAGCAAATATATTTGTTACGTTTGCAATCTTTTTGGGAATGCTGGATTAGCTAGCAGAGTTAATTTCAGTGACTTAGAATTTCAAGAAGGTAAAGTGGATTTTGTACCAATAAAAGGCACACTCTACGAAGTTGTAAGAAAAGGCTCTATTTTTAAGGGCAATGTAATATTGGATAATCCTCAACCGCACGAAATAGGTATGCTACTTTACGGTTCAGGATATAGAGGACAAGGTAAATGGAAAACCTTGTTATTGGGAAGATTTAAATATGAAATGAAAGAATTCGGAAGAATTAAATTCAATATTCAAATTAACAACGCTGATTCTTATCTTAATTCTTTTTTAACCTTACATAAGGGTCACGTCCACGACGTAGAGGAGGATTGGAAATGA
- a CDS encoding RAMP superfamily CRISPR-associated protein, which yields MKFEVHLKNLSSLTIGNSSRIAYVDIGFNDMGIPGSSIKGAMRTAISWAIKNGLVREFTSCGEVRPEKIIEAHKKGVCDVCKLFGYPDHEGILRVSSISINKINVLTRVSIKDDTNTSKEHALFKQEVIPPNQDFTFEVELYTQDCRMLELTLLSLYFLRLWRLGRGGMIDLKIDEIKECPSLEIKKYLGDWLWQ from the coding sequence ATGAAATTCGAAGTTCATTTAAAAAACCTAAGTTCTTTAACTATAGGTAATAGTTCAAGAATAGCTTACGTAGATATAGGATTTAACGATATGGGTATCCCAGGCTCAAGCATTAAAGGAGCAATGAGAACTGCAATATCTTGGGCAATAAAAAACGGATTAGTTAGAGAATTCACTTCCTGCGGTGAAGTAAGGCCAGAAAAAATAATAGAAGCACATAAGAAAGGAGTATGTGACGTATGTAAGCTGTTTGGATATCCAGATCACGAAGGCATACTAAGAGTATCTTCAATCAGCATAAATAAAATAAACGTCCTTACAAGGGTTTCAATAAAAGACGATACTAATACTTCAAAAGAACATGCATTATTTAAACAAGAAGTCATCCCTCCAAATCAAGACTTTACTTTCGAAGTAGAGCTCTACACTCAAGATTGCAGGATGCTAGAATTAACTTTATTGTCACTATATTTCTTAAGGCTCTGGAGGTTAGGGAGAGGAGGAATGATAGATTTAAAGATCGATGAAATAAAGGAATGTCCTTCTTTAGAAATAAAGAAATATTTAGGTGATTGGTTATGGCAATAA
- a CDS encoding RAMP superfamily CRISPR-associated protein: MKFYLFNLIFKTSGLRIGGETDKKVLYFLKYDEMYVIPFSSWKGSFKRISEYVAKSMKIGSSDKHKDDRHEGYTDNEIEDILQSIKQKGDKIRGEEIESDKYPNLSSIFSPNNEYSVRDVEDKIREYIASIKCPIDGLYGSNFFASKLTFSDSVFHENGTFLTHVTIDRMKMKAYEEDKGGHLFDEEVLRPQKIELKIILRIPNENELKVWKNTLKFINTEGLQIGGGKSRGLGMLTLDKESTFDEIENFNKISYSIKDILK; this comes from the coding sequence ATGAAATTTTACTTATTTAATCTAATTTTCAAAACAAGCGGATTAAGGATAGGAGGAGAAACAGATAAGAAAGTACTATATTTCCTAAAATACGATGAGATGTACGTTATACCATTTAGCTCATGGAAAGGATCGTTCAAAAGGATAAGCGAATATGTAGCAAAGTCAATGAAAATAGGTAGTTCAGATAAACACAAAGATGATAGACATGAAGGTTATACCGATAACGAAATCGAGGACATACTTCAATCAATTAAACAGAAAGGCGATAAAATAAGAGGAGAAGAAATTGAAAGCGATAAATACCCGAATTTGTCATCAATATTTTCGCCAAATAACGAATATAGTGTAAGAGATGTAGAAGATAAAATAAGAGAATACATTGCCTCAATTAAGTGCCCTATAGATGGACTTTACGGTTCTAATTTCTTTGCCTCAAAATTAACATTTAGCGATTCAGTATTTCATGAAAATGGAACATTCCTAACTCACGTAACAATAGATAGAATGAAAATGAAAGCATATGAAGAAGACAAGGGAGGTCACCTATTTGACGAGGAGGTTTTAAGGCCACAAAAAATTGAGCTTAAAATTATTCTTAGAATACCTAATGAAAACGAATTAAAAGTATGGAAGAATACACTAAAGTTTATAAATACTGAAGGATTACAGATAGGTGGCGGAAAATCAAGAGGATTAGGAATGCTTACACTGGATAAAGAAAGTACATTTGACGAAATTGAAAATTTTAACAAAATAAGTTATAGCATAAAAGATATTCTTAAATAA
- a CDS encoding nicotinamide-nucleotide adenylyltransferase yields MRVLFPGRFQPFHLGHLSVVKWALERFDELVLIVGSAQESHTLYNPFTAGERVEMIYNALEEESLYKKVFLFPLMESISNKNWIHDVELVSPKFDAVITGNPLVITSIRDKYEVIVPKQFNREKYNSTLIRSMILKGDNWKDLVPYPVYEFIKRIHGEERMVDLSKTDKAPED; encoded by the coding sequence ATGAGAGTTCTATTTCCAGGTAGATTTCAGCCATTTCATTTAGGTCATTTAAGTGTAGTAAAGTGGGCTTTAGAAAGATTCGATGAATTGGTTCTTATAGTGGGTAGTGCACAGGAAAGTCACACGCTCTATAATCCTTTTACTGCTGGGGAAAGAGTTGAAATGATTTATAATGCGTTGGAAGAAGAATCTCTTTATAAAAAAGTCTTTCTTTTTCCTTTAATGGAATCTATTTCTAATAAAAACTGGATTCATGACGTAGAGCTTGTTTCCCCAAAATTTGACGCAGTAATTACTGGAAATCCTTTAGTTATAACTTCTATAAGAGATAAATACGAGGTAATAGTTCCTAAACAATTTAATAGGGAGAAATATAATTCTACGTTAATAAGGAGCATGATTTTGAAAGGAGATAATTGGAAGGATTTAGTTCCTTATCCAGTTTACGAATTTATAAAGAGAATTCATGGTGAAGAGAGAATGGTAGATCTCTCCAAGACTGATAAAGCTCCTGAGGATTAA